The following proteins come from a genomic window of Bos mutus isolate GX-2022 chromosome 21, NWIPB_WYAK_1.1, whole genome shotgun sequence:
- the SYNM gene encoding synemin isoform X2 encodes MLSWRLHTGPEKAELQELNARLYDYVCRVRELERENLLLEEELRSRRGQEGLWAEAEARCTEEARGLRRQLDELSWATALAQGERDALRRELRELQLLGEETRAARGRLDAELDSQRRELQEELAARAALEALLGRLQAERRGLDAARERDVRELRARAAGLTLRYRGRVAGPAAPPPRLRELHEDCALLVTEAWRETVQRYEDEVRELEEALRRGRESRREAEEETRLCAQEAEALRREVLELEQLRALLEEELLRVRQASELQAEERQREIAYLEDEKAALTLAMADRLRDYQDLVQVKTGLSLEVATYRALLEGESNPEILIVECIENMPQEFREKSYQYTTSVLQKENERNLFSRQKAPPASFRQSLAPRSQTPVGSDARRDVLGSGYSSFTTAWQENAYQKTASGQTNFRTFSPTPGLLRNTEAQLKTFPERPRTEGTKAPPASSAKESAAAAEPYQERRAEEAAAASEGTWSNERTVIWGKKTEAKATKEQERNRPGTIQTKREEKMFDSKEKASEERNLRWEELTKLDKEARKRESEQMREKAREKESLKEESVKGREIPIRLEASQDSTAKVAPQGLQTPLKEDAGDGTGRGVETREAGFTLGASDTTASLKGGSMTETIAENIVSSILKQFTHSPEAEASAESFPDTKVTYVDRKEVPGDRKAKTEIVVESKLTEEIDISDEAGLDYLLSKDAKEVELKGKSAERLIGDVIRLGLKGKEGRAKVVNVEIIEEPMSYVSSEKEDEFSTPFEVEEIDDVSPSSRGLVEEREEAVYGESDVTCSGDAGQEARRPQESVTHVEEVTEAGDLEGEQSYFVSTPDEHPGAPEREEGSVYGQIHIEEESTIRYSWQDEIVPGSRRRVRRDDVPGEKVVKPVDVPEVSLEGDTASAPWKEQTRSGEFHAKPIVIEKEIKIPHEFHTSIKEGSKEPRHQLVEVIEQLEENLPERMKEELSALTREGQGGPAGVSFDVKKVQSAGSRAVTLVAEVNLSQTVDADQLDLEELSKDEAGEIEKAVESVVRDSLAWRRSPGPGSPEAEAGRGFRRWATQELYSSSAGEADAGLASPPGPVSATVEVTSPTGFVHAHVLEDVSQSGGRVQIASPGMWRTEQVSAEGRAAQAVEMDVSNVEATSRWTQEARVLFPAGTEAEAPSVSEPGAWRDASSRNDLAAGVSFQGSAGDRHQAPGERGKEQAEFDKTVQLQRMVDQRSVISDEKKVALLYLDSQEEENEGHWF; translated from the exons ATGCTGTCCTGGCGGCTTCACACGGGTCCTGAGAAGGCCGAGCTGCAGGAGCTCAACGCCCGGCTGTATGACTACGTGTGCCGGGTGCGGGAGCTGGAGCGCGAGAACCtgctcctggaggaggagctgcgcAGCCGGCGCGGCCAAGAGGGGTTGTGGGCCGAGGCGGAGGCCCGGTGCACGGAGGAGGCGCGCGGCCTGCGGCGGCAGCTGGACGAACTGAGCTGGGCCACGGCTCTGGCGCAGGGCGAGCGGGACGCCCTGCGGCGCGAGCTGcgggagctgcagctgctgggcGAGGAGACGCGCGCCGCCCGCGGCCGCCTGGACGCCGAGCTCGACTCGCAGCGCCGCGAGCTGCAGGAGGAGCTGGCCGCGCGCGCCGCCCTCGAGGCGCTGCTGGGCCGCCTGCAGGCAGAACGCCGCGGCCTGGACGCGGCCCGCGAGCGCGATGTGCGGGAGCTTCGCGCGCGCGCCGCCGGCCTGACCCTGCGCTACCGCGGCCGCGTCGCCGGCCCTGCCGCGCCCCCGCCGCGCCTGCGGGAGCTGCACGAAGACTGCGCGCTGCTGGTGACCGAGGCCTGGCGGGAGACCGTGCAGCGGTACGAAGACGAGGTGCGCGAGCTGGAGGAGGCGCTGCGGCGCGGCAGGGAGAGCCGGCGCGAGGCCGAGGAGGAGACGCGGCTGTGCGCGCAGGAGGCGGAGGCGCTGAGGCGCGAGGTGCTCGAGCTGGAGCAGCTGCGGGCGctgctggaggaggagctgctgcGGGTGCGCCAGGCGTCCGAGCTGCAGGCCGAGGAGCGGCAG AGAGAGATCGCCTACCTGGAGGATGAGAAGGCAGCCCTCACCTTGGCCATGGCCGACCGGCTGCGGGACTACCAGGATCTCGTGCAGGTGAAGACTGGCCTCAGCCTGGAGGTGGCAACCTACAG agCCTTACTGGAAGGAGAGAGTAATCCGGAGATATTGATCGTTGAATGCATTGAAAACATGCCACAAG AATTCAGAGAGAAGTCCTATCAATATACCACCTCAgtattacagaaagaaaatgagagaaatctGTTTTCAAGGCAAAAAGCACCTCCTGCGAGCTTCCGGCAGAGCCTGGCGCCGCGTTCTCAGACACCCGTCGGGAGCGATGCCAGAAGAGACGTGCTGGGCTCCGGATACTCTTCCTTCACCACTGCCTGGCAGGAGAACGCTTACCAGAAAACTGCCAGTGGTCAGACCAACTTCAGAACGTTCTCTCCAACCCCCGGTCTTTTAAGAAATACTGAAGCTCAACTGAAAACATTCCCTGAGAGGCCAAGAACCGAAGGAACAAAGGCTCCACCCGCTAGTTCAGCCAAAGAGTCCGCCGCTGCTGCAGAGCCCTACCAAGAACGCCGGGCCGAGGAGGCGGCAGCCGCTTCCGAGGGCACGTGGTCAAATGAGAGGACCGTCATTTGGGGGAAGAAAACGGAAGCTAAAGCCACAAAGGAGCAGGAGAGAAACAGACCAGGAACCATTCAAACAAAGCGAGAAGAGAAAATGTTCGATTCCAAAGAGAAGGCTTCAGAGGAGAGAAACTTAAGGTGGGAAGAACTGACAAAGTTAGATAAAGaagcaagaaagagagaaagcgaGCAGATGAGGGAAAAGGCCAGAGAGAAGGAGTCGCTGAAGGAGGAAAGTGTGAAGGGGAGAGAGATACCGATCAGGCTAGAGGCGTCCCAGGACAGCACAGCAAAGGTGGCCCCCCAGGGTCTCCAGACACCCCTAAAGGAGGATGCTGGTGACGGGACAGGGAGAGGGGTGGAAACCAGAGAGGCTGGGTTTACGCTGGGCGCCAGCGACACCACAGCCTCTCTGAAAGGCGGTTCCATGACTGAAACCATAGCTGAGAACATCGTTTCCAGTATCCTGAAGCAGTTTACCCACTCTCCTGAGGCAGAAGCATCCGCTGAGTCTTTTCCAGACACAAAAGTCACTTATGTGGACAGGAAAGAAGTTCCCGGTGACAGAAAAGCAAAGACTGAGATAGTCGTGGAGTCAAAACTGACTGAAGAGATTGACATTTCGGACGAAGCCGGCTTGGACTACCTGTTAAGCAAGGATGCTAAAGAGGTGGAGCTGAAAGGAAAATCGGCGGAGCGTTTGATCGGAGACGTGATCCGTCTCGGTCTGAAGGGGAAAGAAGGGCGAGCAAAAGTCGTCAACGTGGAGATCATCGAAGAGCCCATGAGCTATGTCAGCAGCGAGAAGGAAGATGAGTTTTCTACCCCGTTCGAAGTGGAGGAGATCGATGACGTGTCTCCGAGCTCCAGGGGGCTTgttgaggagagagaggaggcagtTTACGGGGAATCAGATGTCACGTGCTCAGGGGACGCAGGTCAGGAGGCCAGGCGGCCCCAGGAGAGCGTAACTCATGTGGAAGAAGTGACGGAGGCAGGTGACTTGGAGGGAGAGCAGAGTTACTTTGTGTCGACTCCGGACGAACACCCTGGGGCCCCCGAGCGAGAAGAAGGCTCCGTGTATGGGCAGATCCACATTGAAGAGGAATCCACCATCAGGTACTCCTGGCAGGATGAGATCGTGCCGGGGTCTCGGAGAAGAGTGCGGAGGGATGACGTTCCGGGAGAGAAGGTCGTGAAGCCGGTGGATGTTCCAGAAGTGTCTCTGGAGGGGGACACGGCATCTGCTCCCTGGAAAGAACAAACTAGAAGTGGCGAGTTTCATGCCAAGCCCATAGTCATTGAGAAGGAAATCAAAATACCCCATGAGTTCCACACATCCATTAAGGAAGGCTCCAAGGAGCCCAGGCACCAGCTGGTGGAGGTGATCGAGCAGCTGGAGGAGAACCTTCCGGAGCGCATGAAGGAAGAGTTGTCTGCCCTCACCAGAGAGGGCCAGGGCGGGCCTGCGGGTGTTTCGTTTGACGTGAAGAAAGTCCAGAGCGCGGGCAGCAGGGCCGTGACCCTAGTGGCCGAAGTCAACCTCTCACAGACGGTGGACGCCGACCAGTTAGACCTGGAGGAGCTGAGCAAGGACGAAGCGGGGGAGATCGAGAAGGCCGTGGAGTCGGTGGTGCGAGACAGCCTGGCGTGGCGGCGCAGCCCAGGCCCAGGCAGCCCGGAGGCGGAGGCCGGTCGCGGCTTCAGGCGCTGGGCCACCCAGGAGCTATACAGCTCCTCTGCGGGGGAGGCCGACGCAGGCCTGGCTTCGCCCCCGGGCCCTGTGTCGGCCACCGTGGAAGTCACCAGCCCCACGGGCTTTGTCCATGCTCACGTGCTGGAGGACGTCAGCCAGTCTGGGGGGCGCGTCCAGATAGCATCCCCTGGAATGTGGAGGACTGAGCAGGTCTCGGCCGAAGGCCGTGCCGCCCAGGCAGTGGAG ATGGACGTGAGTAACGTAGAGGCGACCTCCCGCTGGACACAAGAGGCCAGAGTCCTCTTCCCTGCAGGGACGGAAGCAGAAGCTCCTAGTGTGTCTGAGCCTGGTGCTTGGAGAGATGCCAGCAGTAGGAATGACCTGGCAGCCGGCGTGAGCTTTCAGGGCTCTGCTGGGGACAGACACCAGGCCCCCGGGGAAAGGGGCAAGGAGCAGGCTGAATTTGATAAGACGGTGCAGCTGCAGAGGATGGTAGACCAGAGGTCAGTGATTTCGGACGAGAAGAAGGTTGCCCTCCTCTATCTAGACAGTCAGGAGGAGGAAAATGAGGGACACTGGTTTTGA
- the SYNM gene encoding synemin isoform X1 encodes MLSWRLHTGPEKAELQELNARLYDYVCRVRELERENLLLEEELRSRRGQEGLWAEAEARCTEEARGLRRQLDELSWATALAQGERDALRRELRELQLLGEETRAARGRLDAELDSQRRELQEELAARAALEALLGRLQAERRGLDAARERDVRELRARAAGLTLRYRGRVAGPAAPPPRLRELHEDCALLVTEAWRETVQRYEDEVRELEEALRRGRESRREAEEETRLCAQEAEALRREVLELEQLRALLEEELLRVRQASELQAEERQREIAYLEDEKAALTLAMADRLRDYQDLVQVKTGLSLEVATYRALLEGESNPEILIVECIENMPQEFREKSYQYTTSVLQKENERNLFSRQKAPPASFRQSLAPRSQTPVGSDARRDVLGSGYSSFTTAWQENAYQKTASGQTNFRTFSPTPGLLRNTEAQLKTFPERPRTEGTKAPPASSAKESAAAAEPYQERRAEEAAAASEGTWSNERTVIWGKKTEAKATKEQERNRPGTIQTKREEKMFDSKEKASEERNLRWEELTKLDKEARKRESEQMREKAREKESLKEESVKGREIPIRLEASQDSTAKVAPQGLQTPLKEDAGDGTGRGVETREAGFTLGASDTTASLKGGSMTETIAENIVSSILKQFTHSPEAEASAESFPDTKVTYVDRKEVPGDRKAKTEIVVESKLTEEIDISDEAGLDYLLSKDAKEVELKGKSAERLIGDVIRLGLKGKEGRAKVVNVEIIEEPMSYVSSEKEDEFSTPFEVEEIDDVSPSSRGLVEEREEAVYGESDVTCSGDAGQEARRPQESVTHVEEVTEAGDLEGEQSYFVSTPDEHPGAPEREEGSVYGQIHIEEESTIRYSWQDEIVPGSRRRVRRDDVPGEKVVKPVDVPEVSLEGDTASAPWKEQTRSGEFHAKPIVIEKEIKIPHEFHTSIKEGSKEPRHQLVEVIEQLEENLPERMKEELSALTREGQGGPAGVSFDVKKVQSAGSRAVTLVAEVNLSQTVDADQLDLEELSKDEAGEIEKAVESVVRDSLAWRRSPGPGSPEAEAGRGFRRWATQELYSSSAGEADAGLASPPGPVSATVEVTSPTGFVHAHVLEDVSQSGGRVQIASPGMWRTEQVSAEGRAAQAVEVSAEGQASWAEGSAGTSRSARLITLGARQSPVSTEVIFPGPDAACPEAGGTEEPGPAELPTEPPRFGRHSPFGSQQFYAQREVIFQAPVSGVGKAGDSSQAEESAGTQTSVKHLQLGTREGLTEQTQLAAPLSGAVELGVREASVLMEAWSGDGTSVRHVTIGPQRHQATEPIVPPPLEFSDSESSTHREGSADETLATSSYTVGRNILVTEKSTFQRAVSESPQEASAGDMSGNEVTSGVSRSFRHIQLGPAEAKTSEHIVFHGPISKTFALAGSVDSPEVSEVADSGRTLRHVALGPKETSFTFQMDVSNVEATSRWTQEARVLFPAGTEAEAPSVSEPGAWRDASSRNDLAAGVSFQGSAGDRHQAPGERGKEQAEFDKTVQLQRMVDQRSVISDEKKVALLYLDSQEEENEGHWF; translated from the exons ATGCTGTCCTGGCGGCTTCACACGGGTCCTGAGAAGGCCGAGCTGCAGGAGCTCAACGCCCGGCTGTATGACTACGTGTGCCGGGTGCGGGAGCTGGAGCGCGAGAACCtgctcctggaggaggagctgcgcAGCCGGCGCGGCCAAGAGGGGTTGTGGGCCGAGGCGGAGGCCCGGTGCACGGAGGAGGCGCGCGGCCTGCGGCGGCAGCTGGACGAACTGAGCTGGGCCACGGCTCTGGCGCAGGGCGAGCGGGACGCCCTGCGGCGCGAGCTGcgggagctgcagctgctgggcGAGGAGACGCGCGCCGCCCGCGGCCGCCTGGACGCCGAGCTCGACTCGCAGCGCCGCGAGCTGCAGGAGGAGCTGGCCGCGCGCGCCGCCCTCGAGGCGCTGCTGGGCCGCCTGCAGGCAGAACGCCGCGGCCTGGACGCGGCCCGCGAGCGCGATGTGCGGGAGCTTCGCGCGCGCGCCGCCGGCCTGACCCTGCGCTACCGCGGCCGCGTCGCCGGCCCTGCCGCGCCCCCGCCGCGCCTGCGGGAGCTGCACGAAGACTGCGCGCTGCTGGTGACCGAGGCCTGGCGGGAGACCGTGCAGCGGTACGAAGACGAGGTGCGCGAGCTGGAGGAGGCGCTGCGGCGCGGCAGGGAGAGCCGGCGCGAGGCCGAGGAGGAGACGCGGCTGTGCGCGCAGGAGGCGGAGGCGCTGAGGCGCGAGGTGCTCGAGCTGGAGCAGCTGCGGGCGctgctggaggaggagctgctgcGGGTGCGCCAGGCGTCCGAGCTGCAGGCCGAGGAGCGGCAG AGAGAGATCGCCTACCTGGAGGATGAGAAGGCAGCCCTCACCTTGGCCATGGCCGACCGGCTGCGGGACTACCAGGATCTCGTGCAGGTGAAGACTGGCCTCAGCCTGGAGGTGGCAACCTACAG agCCTTACTGGAAGGAGAGAGTAATCCGGAGATATTGATCGTTGAATGCATTGAAAACATGCCACAAG AATTCAGAGAGAAGTCCTATCAATATACCACCTCAgtattacagaaagaaaatgagagaaatctGTTTTCAAGGCAAAAAGCACCTCCTGCGAGCTTCCGGCAGAGCCTGGCGCCGCGTTCTCAGACACCCGTCGGGAGCGATGCCAGAAGAGACGTGCTGGGCTCCGGATACTCTTCCTTCACCACTGCCTGGCAGGAGAACGCTTACCAGAAAACTGCCAGTGGTCAGACCAACTTCAGAACGTTCTCTCCAACCCCCGGTCTTTTAAGAAATACTGAAGCTCAACTGAAAACATTCCCTGAGAGGCCAAGAACCGAAGGAACAAAGGCTCCACCCGCTAGTTCAGCCAAAGAGTCCGCCGCTGCTGCAGAGCCCTACCAAGAACGCCGGGCCGAGGAGGCGGCAGCCGCTTCCGAGGGCACGTGGTCAAATGAGAGGACCGTCATTTGGGGGAAGAAAACGGAAGCTAAAGCCACAAAGGAGCAGGAGAGAAACAGACCAGGAACCATTCAAACAAAGCGAGAAGAGAAAATGTTCGATTCCAAAGAGAAGGCTTCAGAGGAGAGAAACTTAAGGTGGGAAGAACTGACAAAGTTAGATAAAGaagcaagaaagagagaaagcgaGCAGATGAGGGAAAAGGCCAGAGAGAAGGAGTCGCTGAAGGAGGAAAGTGTGAAGGGGAGAGAGATACCGATCAGGCTAGAGGCGTCCCAGGACAGCACAGCAAAGGTGGCCCCCCAGGGTCTCCAGACACCCCTAAAGGAGGATGCTGGTGACGGGACAGGGAGAGGGGTGGAAACCAGAGAGGCTGGGTTTACGCTGGGCGCCAGCGACACCACAGCCTCTCTGAAAGGCGGTTCCATGACTGAAACCATAGCTGAGAACATCGTTTCCAGTATCCTGAAGCAGTTTACCCACTCTCCTGAGGCAGAAGCATCCGCTGAGTCTTTTCCAGACACAAAAGTCACTTATGTGGACAGGAAAGAAGTTCCCGGTGACAGAAAAGCAAAGACTGAGATAGTCGTGGAGTCAAAACTGACTGAAGAGATTGACATTTCGGACGAAGCCGGCTTGGACTACCTGTTAAGCAAGGATGCTAAAGAGGTGGAGCTGAAAGGAAAATCGGCGGAGCGTTTGATCGGAGACGTGATCCGTCTCGGTCTGAAGGGGAAAGAAGGGCGAGCAAAAGTCGTCAACGTGGAGATCATCGAAGAGCCCATGAGCTATGTCAGCAGCGAGAAGGAAGATGAGTTTTCTACCCCGTTCGAAGTGGAGGAGATCGATGACGTGTCTCCGAGCTCCAGGGGGCTTgttgaggagagagaggaggcagtTTACGGGGAATCAGATGTCACGTGCTCAGGGGACGCAGGTCAGGAGGCCAGGCGGCCCCAGGAGAGCGTAACTCATGTGGAAGAAGTGACGGAGGCAGGTGACTTGGAGGGAGAGCAGAGTTACTTTGTGTCGACTCCGGACGAACACCCTGGGGCCCCCGAGCGAGAAGAAGGCTCCGTGTATGGGCAGATCCACATTGAAGAGGAATCCACCATCAGGTACTCCTGGCAGGATGAGATCGTGCCGGGGTCTCGGAGAAGAGTGCGGAGGGATGACGTTCCGGGAGAGAAGGTCGTGAAGCCGGTGGATGTTCCAGAAGTGTCTCTGGAGGGGGACACGGCATCTGCTCCCTGGAAAGAACAAACTAGAAGTGGCGAGTTTCATGCCAAGCCCATAGTCATTGAGAAGGAAATCAAAATACCCCATGAGTTCCACACATCCATTAAGGAAGGCTCCAAGGAGCCCAGGCACCAGCTGGTGGAGGTGATCGAGCAGCTGGAGGAGAACCTTCCGGAGCGCATGAAGGAAGAGTTGTCTGCCCTCACCAGAGAGGGCCAGGGCGGGCCTGCGGGTGTTTCGTTTGACGTGAAGAAAGTCCAGAGCGCGGGCAGCAGGGCCGTGACCCTAGTGGCCGAAGTCAACCTCTCACAGACGGTGGACGCCGACCAGTTAGACCTGGAGGAGCTGAGCAAGGACGAAGCGGGGGAGATCGAGAAGGCCGTGGAGTCGGTGGTGCGAGACAGCCTGGCGTGGCGGCGCAGCCCAGGCCCAGGCAGCCCGGAGGCGGAGGCCGGTCGCGGCTTCAGGCGCTGGGCCACCCAGGAGCTATACAGCTCCTCTGCGGGGGAGGCCGACGCAGGCCTGGCTTCGCCCCCGGGCCCTGTGTCGGCCACCGTGGAAGTCACCAGCCCCACGGGCTTTGTCCATGCTCACGTGCTGGAGGACGTCAGCCAGTCTGGGGGGCGCGTCCAGATAGCATCCCCTGGAATGTGGAGGACTGAGCAGGTCTCGGCCGAAGGCCGTGCCGCCCAGGCAGTGGAGGTAAGTGCAGAGGGCCAGGCGAGTTGGGCAGAGGGCTCGGCGGGAACCAGCCGGTCTGCCAGGCTCATTACGTTGGGTGCCCGTCAGAGCCCAGTGTCCACAGAAGTCATATTCCCAGGGCCTGATGCCGCCTGTCCCGAGGCTGGGGGCACAGAAGAACCTGGCCCTGCAGAGCTACCCACAGAGCCTCCCAGATTTGGGAGGCACAGCCCATTTGGCTCCCAACAGTTTTATGCTCAGAGGGAAGTTATTTTTCAGGCCCCCGTTTCTGGGGTGGGGAAGGCGGGTGACTCTTCTCAAGCAGAAGAGTCAGCGGGCACCCAGACTTCCGTAAAGCACCTTCAGTTAGGCACCCGGGAGGGGCTCACTGAGCAGACCCAGCTCGCAGCCCCCCTCTCAGGCGCAGTGGAGTTGGGCGTCAGGGAAGCTTCTGTGCTCATGGAAGCGTGGTCAGGGGACGGCACGTCCGTCAGGCATGTTACCATCGGGCCTCAGAGGCATCAAGCCACCGAGCCGATCGTTCCCCCGCCCTTAGAATTTAGCGACTCAGAAAGCAGCACCCACAGAGAGGGCTCGGCAGACGAGACCCTGGCCACCAGCAGTTACACTGTGGGTCGGAACATCCTTGTGACTGAAAAGAGCACCTTCCAAAGGGCCGTTTCGGAGTCTCCCCAGGaagctagtgcaggagacatgtcAGGGAATGAAGTAACATCAGGTGTGAGCAGATCCTTTAGGCATATTCAGCTGGGTCCCGCGGAAGCCAAGACCTCTGAACACATTGTCTTCCACGGACCCATTTCCAAAACCTTTGCACTTGCTGGTTCGGTAGACTCCCCTGAAGTAAGCGAGGTTGCAGACAGTGGCAGAACACTAAGGCACGTTGCCCTGGGGCCCAAAGAAACTTCGTTTACCTTTCAGATGGACGTGAGTAACGTAGAGGCGACCTCCCGCTGGACACAAGAGGCCAGAGTCCTCTTCCCTGCAGGGACGGAAGCAGAAGCTCCTAGTGTGTCTGAGCCTGGTGCTTGGAGAGATGCCAGCAGTAGGAATGACCTGGCAGCCGGCGTGAGCTTTCAGGGCTCTGCTGGGGACAGACACCAGGCCCCCGGGGAAAGGGGCAAGGAGCAGGCTGAATTTGATAAGACGGTGCAGCTGCAGAGGATGGTAGACCAGAGGTCAGTGATTTCGGACGAGAAGAAGGTTGCCCTCCTCTATCTAGACAGTCAGGAGGAGGAAAATGAGGGACACTGGTTTTGA